A single window of Nicotiana sylvestris chromosome 5, ASM39365v2, whole genome shotgun sequence DNA harbors:
- the LOC138868696 gene encoding secreted RxLR effector protein 161-like, whose amino-acid sequence MDMGIIGSILYLTASRPDIVFSVGLCARFQSNSKESHRKAAKRILRYFKGTQNLVLDYPSGENFNLIGYADIDYAGYLVDRKSTYGMAHFLGSCFILWGTRKQNSIALSTAKAEYVAAASCYGYSLWIKQQLEDFCVYIDCVPLLCDNTSALNMAKNPVQQKRTKHIDVRYHFLRDYVEKGLICIRFCCIEDQIIDIFTKALSREHLEKQDGTGVT is encoded by the coding sequence ATGGATATGGGAATCATTGGATCTATACTCTACCTTACTGCTAGCAGGCCAGACATTGTATTTAGTGTGGGATTATGTGCAAGATTCCAATCAAATTCTAAGGAATCTCATCGGAAGGCTGCTAAGAGAATTCTGAGATATTTTAAGGGCACACAGAACCTAGTTCTGGACTATCCTTCAGGTGAAAATTTCAACCTTATTGGTTATGCTGACATTGATTATGCAGGCTATCTGGTGGACAGGAAAAGCACATATGGAATGGCTCATTTTCTTGGATCATGTTTTATCTTATGGGGTACAAGGAAACAAAACTCAATAGCTCTCTCAACAGCTAAAGCAGAATATGTTGCAGCGGCCTCGTGCTATGGTTATTCACTGTGGATCAAGCAACAATTGGAAGATTTTTGTGTATACATTGATTGTGTACCGCTTTtatgtgacaacaccagtgctctcaacatggcaaagaacccGGTTCAACAGAAGAGAACCAAGCACATCGATGTCAGATACCATTTTCTTAGGGACTATGTGGAAAAGGGTCTTATTTGTATAAGATTTTGTTGCATAGAAGATCAAATTATAGATATCTTCACTAAAGCTCTGAGTAGGGAACACCTTGAAAAACAAGATGGCACTGGGGTTACTTAA